In Fibrobacter sp. UWB10, the genomic window TTTCTGGCTCAAGTCGCTCTTGGAAAAACTCCGCGTCGAAACATTTAAAATTAGCACAGCCGGTTTAAGATTCGGGTTGCTTTATGAGAATCAATAAATTCATTTCTCTCTGTGGAATTGCGAGCCGCCGCGCCGCCGACACCTTGATTGAAGAAGGTCGCGTGCAGGTGAATGGCGAGACAATCAAGGACCTCGGTCACCAGGTCGACGAAAACGCCGACGAAATTCTGGTGGACGGCAAGCCCGCCAAGCTCCCCCGCAAAACAACGACCATCATGTTCCACAAGCCGGCCGGTTGCGTGTGCACCAAGACCGACCCGCAGGGCCGCCGCACCGTATACGATTACCTGCCGCCAGCATACCAAAGCTTAAAGTATGTAGGCCGCCTCGACTTGCAGAGCCGCGGACTGTTGCTGTTTACCGACGACGGCGAACTGCTTCATCGACTCACGCACCCGAGTTATGAAATTCCGCGCAGCTACTACGTGTGGACGGACCGCCCGTTGAGCGAACACTCCGCGCAAAAACTGGTGGACGGCGTAGACATTCGCGAAGAAGGCGAAGAACAAGAAGAAATCGCATTCGCCACCGACATCTATTTGGAAAAGGGTTTCGCCGAACTCGTGCTGATTGAAGGCAAGAACCGCGAAATCCGCCGCATGATGCGCGCCGTGGGCTACGAGATTCGCGACTTGAAGCGCGTGAGCTACTGCAAGCTGACCTTGGGCGACTTGCCCGCCGGCGAATTCCGCGAACTCACCGCAGATGAGATGAACAAACTGAGGCAAGCGGTTCACGTAAAATAATGTGAGATGTGTGATGAGGAATGTGAAATGAAAAACAGATCATATCTAATCTCACATTACACATTTCACATCACTCATTTATTAACCAGTAACGAATAACTCTTATGTCAAGGACTCTCTACATCGGTGATGTGCATGGTTGTGCCGACGAACTCGAGCGCATTGTAGACGCATTCGGTTTTGTGCGCGGCAAAGACACACTGTATCAGACCGGCGACATTATCAACAAAGGCCCCGACATGCTGCGGGCCCTGCAGTTCGTGAAGGATAACGGAATCCTCACAGTGCGCGGCAACCACGAAGAGCATTTGATTCGTGCGCTGGAACTGCCCGAAAGTGGCTGGACCGAAAAGCAACGCGCCCGATTCGCCAAACTCCCGATGGATATTTGGCACGCCATCGCCGCCGAAGTAAGCACTTGGCCCCTGTGGCGCGACACCCCACACGCACTGCTGGTTCATGCCGGCTTGGAACCTGGCAAGGTCAGACTAG contains:
- a CDS encoding pseudouridine synthase, whose amino-acid sequence is MRINKFISLCGIASRRAADTLIEEGRVQVNGETIKDLGHQVDENADEILVDGKPAKLPRKTTTIMFHKPAGCVCTKTDPQGRRTVYDYLPPAYQSLKYVGRLDLQSRGLLLFTDDGELLHRLTHPSYEIPRSYYVWTDRPLSEHSAQKLVDGVDIREEGEEQEEIAFATDIYLEKGFAELVLIEGKNREIRRMMRAVGYEIRDLKRVSYCKLTLGDLPAGEFRELTADEMNKLRQAVHVK